Proteins found in one Arachis stenosperma cultivar V10309 chromosome 8, arast.V10309.gnm1.PFL2, whole genome shotgun sequence genomic segment:
- the LOC130943538 gene encoding uncharacterized protein LOC130943538 isoform X1 — MGEHETWAQPQSGLLPNGLLPHEAASVLQTLDSERWLKAEERTAELIACIQPNPPSEERRNAVADYVQRLIMKCFPCQVFTFGSVPLKTYLPDGDIDLTAFSKNQNLKDNWAHQVRDMLENEEKNENAEFHVKEVQYIQAEVKIIKCLVENIVVDISFNQLGGLCTLCFLEEVDNLINQNHLFKRSIILIKAWCYYESRILGAHHGLISTYALETLVLYIFHVFNNNFAGPLEVLYRFLEFFSKFDWDNFCISLWGPVPISSLPDVTAEPPRKDGGDLLLSKLFLDACSSVYAVFPSGQENQGQSFALKYFNVIDPLRVNNNLGRSVSKGNFYRIRSAFTFGAKRLARLLECPEEELVFEVNQFFLNTWDRHGSGQRPDAPSNDLWRLRLSSPDQSQRSENVQHNIHKIDITSNHEFHIEGDHVSRSGLSQHSNLSSENSYKGSEVSTVSHTQSQKSYGSQNNSRTSDQSRRETNSNHAAHVDKVQRNVKVDNLPTDVQGRFLFARTRSSPELTDSYGEVSSQGRRSRAAESSKLPNSFAKLEVSQRKNVVEPEIVPSYGVRIDDSSARHMPSRQIHDSSAESNSGSNSYHDESGSVILSEEFASIAGTAGMQMMHQEEQDLLNMMASPTAQGFSSQGHVPVNIAPGHIPFPFPPSILTSMGYAHRNMGNIPFIEPSWGTNMQFPQGLVPSPLTPYFPSLGFASNPQDLVESGNENFSPVGEADNDFWHEQERGSGSGVEVDNGNFEMLPDDKQQSTSGSYNFGPSSRAAGSSSSTRNSQKFTIENRGPTREEHIENFLYQDGRRNEVYFDDRMPNSQLSSGPPSSSFRSSKTSSESSWEGSSAKSSKPTREKRGRKSTPLGQYGGVYGKGKNATEVSTNRLDDENREWTHLSTMPSDMSERSTGPPAATSLHVPRHQVSGFEAQASGPDSPVPMAPMILGSGSRQRAADNSGLLPIAFYPTGPPVPFVTMLPIYNFHTESSETATSNFTAEEGTDTNDSNQNFDSSEGYDQPEVSSPSNSMPRVVTEPSEHKPDILNSDFVSHWQNLQYGRFCQNTRHPPSMVYPSPVMVPPIYLQGRYPWDGPGRPVAANANIFSQLMNMNYGPRLVPVAPVQSVSNRPANVYQRFVDDIPRYRSGTGTYLPNPKVSVRERHSTNTRRGNYNYDRNDHHGDREGNWVNTKLRGTGRGHNRNQSEKTGPKPERLSTSESRSERSWGASHRHDSFISHQNGPVHANSSQNSAANVAYGMYPIPGMNPGGISSNGPTMPSVVMFYPYDHNAGYGSPAEQLEFGSLGPMGFPGVNEVPQPNEASRSGGVFEEQRFHGGSAQRSSPDQPSSPHVSRGS, encoded by the exons ATGGGAGAACATGAGACATGGGCACAGCCACAAAGTGGGCTATTGCCAAATGGCTTATTGCCCCATGAGGCCGCATCGGTGTTACAGACACTTGATTCTGAGAGGTGGTTGAAGGCTGAGGAGAGGACTGCAGAGCTTATTGCCTGCATTCAGCCTAATCCACCCTCCGAGGAGCGAAGAAATGCCGTCGCAGACTATGTACAGCGCTTGATCATGAAATGCTTCCCTTGCCAG GTATTCACCTTTGGATCGGTACCGCTCAAAACTTATTTGCCTGATGGAGATATTGACTTAACAGCATTCAGTAAGAATCAAAATCTGAAGGACAATTGGGCACATCAGGTCCGTGACATGCTTGAGAATGAGGAGAAGAATGAGAATGCAGAGTTTCATGTCAAGGAGGTTCAGTACATTCAGGCTGAA GTGAAGATTATAAAGTGTCTTGTTGAGAATATTGTAGTAGACATTTCATTTAACCAGCTTGGAGGGTTGTGTACCCTTTGTTTTCTTGAGGAG GTTGATAATCTGATCAACCAAAATCATTTATTCAAGCGTAGCATTATACTTATAAAAGCTTGGTGTTACTATGAGAGTCGTATACTTGGTGCCCACCATGGACTTATCTCAACTTATGCGTTAGAAACCTTGGTTCTTTACATATTCCACGTTTTCAACAATAACTTTGCTGGACCACTTGAG GTGTTGTATCGATTTCTGGAgttttttagtaagtttgactGGGACAATTTCTGCATAAGTCTTTGGGGTCCAGTTCCCATTAGTTCACTCCCAGATGTAACAG CTGAACCTCCTCGAAAAGATGGTGGAGATTTACTGCTCAGTAAGCTATTTCTTGATGCCTGTAGCTCAGTGTATGCTGTTTTTCCCAGTGGCCAAGAAAATCAGGGTCAATCCTTTGCTTTGAAGTATTTCAATGTTATCGATCCTTTGCGTGTCAACAATAACCTTGGCCGTAGTGTCAGCAAAG GTAATTTCTATAGGATACGCAGTGCCTTTACTTTCGGGGCTAAAAGGCTGGCTAGATTACTTGAATGTCCAGAGGAGGAATTGGTTTTTGAAGTCAATCAGTTCTTTCTGAACACTTGGGATAGACATGGAAGTGGGCAACGACCTGATGCTCCAAGCAATGACTTGTGGCGATTGAGGCTATCCAGTCCCGACCAATCACAGAGATCTGAGAATGTCCAGCACAATATCCACAAAATTGATATTACCTCGAATCATGAATTCCATATAGAAGGAGATCATGTTTCACGTAGTGGGCTGTCTCAGCATAGTAATTTATCCTCTGAAAACTCGTATAAAGGTAGTGAAGTTTCTACAGTGTCACATACTCAGAGTCAAAAAAGTTATGGAAGCCAAAATAATTCAAGGACCTCTGATCAAAGCAGAAGAGAAACTAATTCTAATCATGCTGCTCATGTTGATAAGGTCCAGAGGAACGTTAAGGTCGATAATCTTCCAACTGATGTTCAAGGGAGGTTTCTTTTTGCCAGAACACGTTCTAGCCCTGAGCTAACTGACTCGTATGGTGAAGTTTCTTCCCAAGGGAGACGTTCAAGAGCTGCAGAAAGTAGTAAACTCCCAAATTCCTTTGCGAAATTGGAGGTTAGTCAGAGGAAGAATGTTGTTGAGCCTGAGATTGTTCCAAGTTATGGTGTTAGAATAGATGATTCATCAGCTAGGCACATGCCATCTCGCCAAATTCATGATAGTTCTGCTGAGTCTAACAGTGGTTCAAATAGTTATCATGATGAATCCGGCTCGGTGATTTTGAGCGAAGAGTTTGCATCTATTGCAGGAACAGCTGGAATGCAGATGATGCATCAGGAGGAGCAAGACCTTCTGAATATGATGGCATCTCCGACAGCCCAAGGTTTCAGTAGTCAGGGTCATGTTCCGGTGAACATTGCTCCAGGTCACATACCATTTCCATTTCCACCATCCATTCTCACATCAATGGGATATGCTCATAGAAACATGGGTAATATTCCTTTCATTGAGCCTTCTTGGGGCACTAACATGCAATTTCCTCAAGGTTTAGTCCCTTCACCATTGACACCATATTTTCCTAGCTTAGGATTTGCATCAAATCCTCAAGATTTAGTTGAATCTGGGAATGAGAATTTCAGTCCTGTTGGAGAAGCCGATAATGATTTCTGGCATGAGCAGGAAAGGGGTTCTGGAAGTGGGGTTGAAGTTGATAATGGAAACTTTGAAATGCTTCCAGATGATAAGCAACAGTCAACTTCGGGTAGTTATAACTTTGGCCCGTCATCTCGGGCAGCCGGCTCTAGTAGTTCAACTAGAAATTCACAGAAGTTTACTATAGAAAATCGAGGCCCAACAAGAGAAGAGCATATAGAAAATTTTCTGTATCAAGATGGCAGGAGAAATGAGGTTTATTTTGATGATAGAATGCCAAATTCTCAGTTGTCCAGCGGACCACCTTCAAGCTCCTTCAGGAGCAGTAAAACTTCTTCTGAAAGCTCTTGGGAAGGATCATCGGCCAAATCCTCGAAGCCAACGAGGGAGAAAAGGGGAAGGAAAAGCACTCCCTTGGGGCAATATGGTGGTGTTTATGGTAAGGGTAAGAACGCCACAGAGGTTTCAACGAATAGATTAGATGATGAAAACAGGGAATGGACACATTTGTCAACTATGCCATCGGACATGTCCGAAAGAAGCACTGGCCCTCCAGCTGCTACTTCCTTGCATGTTCCAAGGCATCAAGTATCCGGTTTTGAAGCCCAAGCAAGTGGACCAGATTCTCCAGTACCCATGGCCCCCATGATCTTAGGTTCTGGTTCTCGCCAAAGAGCAGCTGATAATTCTGGCCTTCTTCCGATTGCCTTCTATCCTACAGGGCCACCTGTACCATTTGTTACAATGCTTCCTATATATAATTTTCATACAGAGTCATCGGAAACTGCAACAAGCAACTTCACTGCAGAAGAAGGAACAGATACCAATGACTCTAATCAGAATTTTGATTCATCCGAGGGATATGATCAACCTGAGGTTTCAAGCCCTTCCAATTCTATGCCAAGGGTGGTGACTGAGCCATCGGAACACAAGCCTGATATTCTGAACAGTGACTTCGTTAGCCATTGGCAAAATTTGCAATATGGACGATTTTGTCAAAACACACGTCATCCTCCTTCAATGGTGTATCCTTCACCAGTTATGGTACCTCCCATTTATTTGCAGGGTCGTTATCCTTGGGATGGTCCTGGTAGACCTGTTGCGGCTAATGCCAATATTTTCAGCCAGCTTATGAATATGAACTATGGGCCACGTCTAGTTCCTGTTGCTCCCGTCCAGTCTGTTTCTAATAGACCTGCCAACGTTTACCAGCGTTTTGTGGATGATATTCCCCGGTATCGAAGTGGGACCGGAACCTACCTGCCAAATCCG AAGGTCTCTGTTCGCGAGCGACATTCCACAAATACCAGACGGGGAAATTACAACTATGACAGAAATGACCATCATGGCGACAGAGAAGGGAATTGGGTGAACACAAAGTTGCGAGGAACTGGACGTGGCCACAATCGCAACCAAAGTGAGAAAACCGGCCCAAAGCCAGAGAGGTTGTCGACAAGTGAGAGCCGCTCTGAGAGATCGTGGGGAGCTTCGCATAGACATGACTCCTTCATTTCTCACCAGAACGGTCCGGTCCACGCAAACTCTTCACAGAACAGTGCCGCCAATGTAGCTTATGGAATGTACCCTATACCTGGCATGAATCCCGGTGGGATATCATCGAATGGACCAACAATGCCTTCTGTTGTAATGTTTTATCCTTATGATCATAATGCAGGCTACGGTTCCCCGGCAGAACAGCTTGAATTTGGGTCTCTGGGGCCAATGGGTTTCCCTGGTGTCAACGAAGTACCACAGCCGAATGAGGCAAGTCGATCTGGTGGAGTGTTTGAAGAGCAAAGGTTTCATGGTGGCTCTGCACAACGATCCTCTCCGGATCAGCCCTCTTCACCCCATGTCTCAAG AGGGTCTTGA
- the LOC130943538 gene encoding uncharacterized protein LOC130943538 isoform X2, whose protein sequence is MGEHETWAQPQSGLLPNGLLPHEAASVLQTLDSERWLKAEERTAELIACIQPNPPSEERRNAVADYVQRLIMKCFPCQVFTFGSVPLKTYLPDGDIDLTAFSKNQNLKDNWAHQVRDMLENEEKNENAEFHVKEVQYIQAEVKIIKCLVENIVVDISFNQLGGLCTLCFLEEVDNLINQNHLFKRSIILIKAWCYYESRILGAHHGLISTYALETLVLYIFHVFNNNFAGPLEVLYRFLEFFSKFDWDNFCISLWGPVPISSLPDVTAEPPRKDGGDLLLSKLFLDACSSVYAVFPSGQENQGQSFALKYFNVIDPLRVNNNLGRSVSKGNFYRIRSAFTFGAKRLARLLECPEEELVFEVNQFFLNTWDRHGSGQRPDAPSNDLWRLRLSSPDQSQRSENVQHNIHKIDITSNHEFHIEGDHVSRSGLSQHSNLSSENSYKGSEVSTVSHTQSQKSYGSQNNSRTSDQSRRETNSNHAAHVDKVQRNVKVDNLPTDVQGRFLFARTRSSPELTDSYGEVSSQGRRSRAAESSKLPNSFAKLEVSQRKNVVEPEIVPSYGVRIDDSSARHMPSRQIHDSSAESNSGSNSYHDESGSVILSEEFASIAGTAGMQMMHQEEQDLLNMMASPTAQGFSSQGHVPVNIAPGHIPFPFPPSILTSMGYAHRNMGNIPFIEPSWGTNMQFPQGLVPSPLTPYFPSLGFASNPQDLVESGNENFSPVGEADNDFWHEQERGSGSGVEVDNGNFEMLPDDKQQSTSGSYNFGPSSRAAGSSSSTRNSQKFTIENRGPTREEHIENFLYQDGRRNEVYFDDRMPNSQLSSGPPSSSFRSSKTSSESSWEGSSAKSSKPTREKRGRKSTPLGQYGGVYGKGKNATEVSTNRLDDENREWTHLSTMPSDMSERSTGPPAATSLHVPRHQVSGFEAQASGPDSPVPMAPMILGSGSRQRAADNSGLLPIAFYPTGPPVPFVTMLPIYNFHTESSETATSNFTAEEGTDTNDSNQNFDSSEGYDQPEVSSPSNSMPRVVTEPSEHKPDILNSDFVSHWQNLQYGRFCQNTRHPPSMVYPSPVMVPPIYLQGRYPWDGPGRPVAANANIFSQLMNMNYGPRLVPVAPVQSVSNRPANVYQRFVDDIPRYRSGTGTYLPNPVSVRERHSTNTRRGNYNYDRNDHHGDREGNWVNTKLRGTGRGHNRNQSEKTGPKPERLSTSESRSERSWGASHRHDSFISHQNGPVHANSSQNSAANVAYGMYPIPGMNPGGISSNGPTMPSVVMFYPYDHNAGYGSPAEQLEFGSLGPMGFPGVNEVPQPNEASRSGGVFEEQRFHGGSAQRSSPDQPSSPHVSRGS, encoded by the exons ATGGGAGAACATGAGACATGGGCACAGCCACAAAGTGGGCTATTGCCAAATGGCTTATTGCCCCATGAGGCCGCATCGGTGTTACAGACACTTGATTCTGAGAGGTGGTTGAAGGCTGAGGAGAGGACTGCAGAGCTTATTGCCTGCATTCAGCCTAATCCACCCTCCGAGGAGCGAAGAAATGCCGTCGCAGACTATGTACAGCGCTTGATCATGAAATGCTTCCCTTGCCAG GTATTCACCTTTGGATCGGTACCGCTCAAAACTTATTTGCCTGATGGAGATATTGACTTAACAGCATTCAGTAAGAATCAAAATCTGAAGGACAATTGGGCACATCAGGTCCGTGACATGCTTGAGAATGAGGAGAAGAATGAGAATGCAGAGTTTCATGTCAAGGAGGTTCAGTACATTCAGGCTGAA GTGAAGATTATAAAGTGTCTTGTTGAGAATATTGTAGTAGACATTTCATTTAACCAGCTTGGAGGGTTGTGTACCCTTTGTTTTCTTGAGGAG GTTGATAATCTGATCAACCAAAATCATTTATTCAAGCGTAGCATTATACTTATAAAAGCTTGGTGTTACTATGAGAGTCGTATACTTGGTGCCCACCATGGACTTATCTCAACTTATGCGTTAGAAACCTTGGTTCTTTACATATTCCACGTTTTCAACAATAACTTTGCTGGACCACTTGAG GTGTTGTATCGATTTCTGGAgttttttagtaagtttgactGGGACAATTTCTGCATAAGTCTTTGGGGTCCAGTTCCCATTAGTTCACTCCCAGATGTAACAG CTGAACCTCCTCGAAAAGATGGTGGAGATTTACTGCTCAGTAAGCTATTTCTTGATGCCTGTAGCTCAGTGTATGCTGTTTTTCCCAGTGGCCAAGAAAATCAGGGTCAATCCTTTGCTTTGAAGTATTTCAATGTTATCGATCCTTTGCGTGTCAACAATAACCTTGGCCGTAGTGTCAGCAAAG GTAATTTCTATAGGATACGCAGTGCCTTTACTTTCGGGGCTAAAAGGCTGGCTAGATTACTTGAATGTCCAGAGGAGGAATTGGTTTTTGAAGTCAATCAGTTCTTTCTGAACACTTGGGATAGACATGGAAGTGGGCAACGACCTGATGCTCCAAGCAATGACTTGTGGCGATTGAGGCTATCCAGTCCCGACCAATCACAGAGATCTGAGAATGTCCAGCACAATATCCACAAAATTGATATTACCTCGAATCATGAATTCCATATAGAAGGAGATCATGTTTCACGTAGTGGGCTGTCTCAGCATAGTAATTTATCCTCTGAAAACTCGTATAAAGGTAGTGAAGTTTCTACAGTGTCACATACTCAGAGTCAAAAAAGTTATGGAAGCCAAAATAATTCAAGGACCTCTGATCAAAGCAGAAGAGAAACTAATTCTAATCATGCTGCTCATGTTGATAAGGTCCAGAGGAACGTTAAGGTCGATAATCTTCCAACTGATGTTCAAGGGAGGTTTCTTTTTGCCAGAACACGTTCTAGCCCTGAGCTAACTGACTCGTATGGTGAAGTTTCTTCCCAAGGGAGACGTTCAAGAGCTGCAGAAAGTAGTAAACTCCCAAATTCCTTTGCGAAATTGGAGGTTAGTCAGAGGAAGAATGTTGTTGAGCCTGAGATTGTTCCAAGTTATGGTGTTAGAATAGATGATTCATCAGCTAGGCACATGCCATCTCGCCAAATTCATGATAGTTCTGCTGAGTCTAACAGTGGTTCAAATAGTTATCATGATGAATCCGGCTCGGTGATTTTGAGCGAAGAGTTTGCATCTATTGCAGGAACAGCTGGAATGCAGATGATGCATCAGGAGGAGCAAGACCTTCTGAATATGATGGCATCTCCGACAGCCCAAGGTTTCAGTAGTCAGGGTCATGTTCCGGTGAACATTGCTCCAGGTCACATACCATTTCCATTTCCACCATCCATTCTCACATCAATGGGATATGCTCATAGAAACATGGGTAATATTCCTTTCATTGAGCCTTCTTGGGGCACTAACATGCAATTTCCTCAAGGTTTAGTCCCTTCACCATTGACACCATATTTTCCTAGCTTAGGATTTGCATCAAATCCTCAAGATTTAGTTGAATCTGGGAATGAGAATTTCAGTCCTGTTGGAGAAGCCGATAATGATTTCTGGCATGAGCAGGAAAGGGGTTCTGGAAGTGGGGTTGAAGTTGATAATGGAAACTTTGAAATGCTTCCAGATGATAAGCAACAGTCAACTTCGGGTAGTTATAACTTTGGCCCGTCATCTCGGGCAGCCGGCTCTAGTAGTTCAACTAGAAATTCACAGAAGTTTACTATAGAAAATCGAGGCCCAACAAGAGAAGAGCATATAGAAAATTTTCTGTATCAAGATGGCAGGAGAAATGAGGTTTATTTTGATGATAGAATGCCAAATTCTCAGTTGTCCAGCGGACCACCTTCAAGCTCCTTCAGGAGCAGTAAAACTTCTTCTGAAAGCTCTTGGGAAGGATCATCGGCCAAATCCTCGAAGCCAACGAGGGAGAAAAGGGGAAGGAAAAGCACTCCCTTGGGGCAATATGGTGGTGTTTATGGTAAGGGTAAGAACGCCACAGAGGTTTCAACGAATAGATTAGATGATGAAAACAGGGAATGGACACATTTGTCAACTATGCCATCGGACATGTCCGAAAGAAGCACTGGCCCTCCAGCTGCTACTTCCTTGCATGTTCCAAGGCATCAAGTATCCGGTTTTGAAGCCCAAGCAAGTGGACCAGATTCTCCAGTACCCATGGCCCCCATGATCTTAGGTTCTGGTTCTCGCCAAAGAGCAGCTGATAATTCTGGCCTTCTTCCGATTGCCTTCTATCCTACAGGGCCACCTGTACCATTTGTTACAATGCTTCCTATATATAATTTTCATACAGAGTCATCGGAAACTGCAACAAGCAACTTCACTGCAGAAGAAGGAACAGATACCAATGACTCTAATCAGAATTTTGATTCATCCGAGGGATATGATCAACCTGAGGTTTCAAGCCCTTCCAATTCTATGCCAAGGGTGGTGACTGAGCCATCGGAACACAAGCCTGATATTCTGAACAGTGACTTCGTTAGCCATTGGCAAAATTTGCAATATGGACGATTTTGTCAAAACACACGTCATCCTCCTTCAATGGTGTATCCTTCACCAGTTATGGTACCTCCCATTTATTTGCAGGGTCGTTATCCTTGGGATGGTCCTGGTAGACCTGTTGCGGCTAATGCCAATATTTTCAGCCAGCTTATGAATATGAACTATGGGCCACGTCTAGTTCCTGTTGCTCCCGTCCAGTCTGTTTCTAATAGACCTGCCAACGTTTACCAGCGTTTTGTGGATGATATTCCCCGGTATCGAAGTGGGACCGGAACCTACCTGCCAAATCCG GTCTCTGTTCGCGAGCGACATTCCACAAATACCAGACGGGGAAATTACAACTATGACAGAAATGACCATCATGGCGACAGAGAAGGGAATTGGGTGAACACAAAGTTGCGAGGAACTGGACGTGGCCACAATCGCAACCAAAGTGAGAAAACCGGCCCAAAGCCAGAGAGGTTGTCGACAAGTGAGAGCCGCTCTGAGAGATCGTGGGGAGCTTCGCATAGACATGACTCCTTCATTTCTCACCAGAACGGTCCGGTCCACGCAAACTCTTCACAGAACAGTGCCGCCAATGTAGCTTATGGAATGTACCCTATACCTGGCATGAATCCCGGTGGGATATCATCGAATGGACCAACAATGCCTTCTGTTGTAATGTTTTATCCTTATGATCATAATGCAGGCTACGGTTCCCCGGCAGAACAGCTTGAATTTGGGTCTCTGGGGCCAATGGGTTTCCCTGGTGTCAACGAAGTACCACAGCCGAATGAGGCAAGTCGATCTGGTGGAGTGTTTGAAGAGCAAAGGTTTCATGGTGGCTCTGCACAACGATCCTCTCCGGATCAGCCCTCTTCACCCCATGTCTCAAG AGGGTCTTGA